The Coleofasciculus sp. FACHB-T130 genome includes a window with the following:
- a CDS encoding ureidoglycolate lyase, with translation MNTSKAVQQLHAELITPENFRRYGQVISASVDGKLYDSEEAQLNLQNGIPRFYIMRLHHKGRKFHKITRHVQCTQCLGSLEGKDWLIAVAPPNNNTDQPALEEITAFRIPGNCFIKLEVGTWHAGPYFEHEFVDFYNLELSDTNVVDHFTHNFQESHTLEFEIV, from the coding sequence ATGAATACATCAAAAGCAGTGCAACAATTACACGCAGAATTGATAACACCAGAAAATTTTCGGCGTTATGGTCAAGTAATCTCTGCAAGTGTTGACGGCAAACTTTATGATTCCGAAGAAGCGCAGTTAAACCTGCAAAATGGAATTCCCCGATTTTACATTATGCGCCTGCACCACAAAGGTCGCAAGTTTCACAAAATCACACGCCACGTCCAATGTACTCAATGCCTGGGTTCGCTGGAAGGAAAAGACTGGTTAATCGCGGTTGCGCCCCCAAATAATAATACTGACCAACCGGCATTAGAGGAGATTACCGCTTTCCGCATTCCAGGGAATTGCTTTATCAAGTTAGAAGTCGGAACCTGGCACGCTGGGCCATATTTTGAGCATGAATTTGTAGATTTCTACAATCTTGAACTCAGCGATACCAATGTAGTCGATCATTTCACCCATAACTTTCAGGAAAGTCATACGCTAGAGTTTGAGATTGTCTAG
- a CDS encoding class I SAM-dependent methyltransferase: MTNQHVFIFEGERAGNYDKEILFWVPGYELIHDLLQAVLQVRLPEESSLLISGSGSGKELEILGKANSSWRLLGVDPSPEMMNIASDRIQKAGLQDRVSLHQGIVSDLPEDILYDAATLILVMHFFPDDGTKLAMLRSITQRLKPGATFLLVDSYGESNSGQVERKLEILKNYVLKKGIPPEQVQQRLENIPRNIHLVPEERIVALLEEAGFGMVERFYSALLVGGWIAKRGE; encoded by the coding sequence ATGACAAATCAGCATGTATTTATTTTCGAGGGAGAACGCGCCGGAAATTATGATAAAGAAATTCTTTTCTGGGTGCCTGGATATGAGCTGATACACGATTTGTTGCAGGCGGTGCTTCAAGTGCGCCTCCCGGAAGAGTCCTCACTGTTAATTTCTGGTTCGGGTTCGGGTAAAGAACTTGAGATTCTGGGTAAGGCAAATTCTTCATGGCGGCTGCTGGGAGTAGATCCGTCTCCGGAGATGATGAATATTGCTAGCGATCGCATCCAGAAAGCCGGACTCCAGGACCGCGTCAGCCTGCATCAAGGCATTGTGTCTGACTTACCTGAAGATATTTTGTATGACGCCGCCACGTTGATTCTAGTCATGCATTTTTTTCCCGATGACGGAACCAAGCTGGCAATGCTTCGCAGTATCACTCAACGGCTCAAGCCAGGTGCTACTTTTCTGCTAGTCGATTCCTACGGGGAGTCGAATTCGGGTCAAGTTGAACGAAAGCTTGAAATCCTGAAGAATTACGTTCTCAAAAAAGGTATTCCTCCAGAACAGGTACAGCAGAGACTCGAAAATATTCCCAGAAATATCCACTTAGTGCCGGAAGAGCGGATCGTTGCGCTGCTTGAAGAGGCTGGTTTTGGGATGGTGGAACGCTTTTATAGTGCCTTACTCGTCGGTGGTTGGATTGCGAAACGTGGGGAATAA